From Flavobacterium sp. 102, a single genomic window includes:
- a CDS encoding thioredoxin family protein, giving the protein MVAIIQDSLAKSHSYTEYRNIVSSLLKEGKSTGNEQSEALTHYSELNETRMNRLEKTIKITDEFAEKLHQLQGEYLWLVISEGWCGDAAQLTPIFYKMAELSPKIELKMVFRDENDDLMNLFLTNGARSIPKLIILDKNTLEVLGDFGPRPQGAKQLILDYKAEHGLVDETAKTNLQLWYLHDKGLSTQQEIMALMSAFELKHDIV; this is encoded by the coding sequence ATGGTAGCCATTATCCAAGACAGTTTAGCTAAAAGTCATTCTTACACCGAATATAGGAATATAGTTTCTTCGCTTTTGAAAGAAGGAAAGTCAACCGGAAATGAGCAATCAGAAGCCTTGACGCATTATTCCGAATTGAATGAAACGCGTATGAATCGTTTGGAGAAAACCATCAAAATCACCGATGAGTTTGCTGAAAAATTACACCAATTGCAAGGCGAATACCTTTGGTTAGTGATTTCCGAAGGTTGGTGTGGCGATGCGGCCCAACTTACCCCCATTTTTTACAAGATGGCTGAACTTTCGCCAAAAATCGAACTTAAAATGGTGTTTCGAGATGAGAATGATGATTTGATGAATTTGTTTCTAACAAATGGCGCGAGAAGCATTCCAAAACTGATTATTCTAGACAAAAATACTTTAGAAGTTTTAGGCGATTTTGGGCCAAGACCACAAGGTGCCAAACAATTAATTTTAGATTATAAAGCAGAACATGGTTTGGTAGATGAAACCGCTAAAACCAATTTACAATTGTGGTATTTGCACGATAAAGGATTATCAACGCAACAAGAAATTATGGCATTGATGTCGGCGTTTGAATTAAAACACGATATAGTTTAG
- the truB gene encoding tRNA pseudouridine(55) synthase TruB: MKTAEDFLEGQVLLIDKPLTWSSFQAVNKLKYILKRQYNLPKKFKIGHAGTLDPLATGLLIVCTGKFTKKITEIQGQAKEYTGTITVGATTPSYDLETEVNATFPTEHITAELIQTTIQQFLGEIDQKPPVFSAIKKDGIRLYEHARAGEEVEIQARKTTIHEFEITRIALPEIDFRVSCSKGTYIRSLAFDFGKALHSGGYLSVLRRTKIGDYSVDNGITPHEFEQKINSDEV, encoded by the coding sequence TTGAAAACTGCTGAAGATTTTTTAGAAGGTCAAGTCCTTTTAATTGACAAACCTTTGACTTGGTCTTCGTTTCAAGCGGTGAACAAATTGAAGTACATACTAAAACGACAATACAATCTTCCTAAGAAATTCAAAATTGGTCACGCCGGAACTTTAGATCCTTTGGCGACTGGTTTACTGATTGTTTGCACCGGAAAATTTACCAAAAAAATTACCGAAATTCAAGGTCAAGCCAAAGAATATACCGGAACCATTACGGTTGGCGCGACTACGCCATCGTATGATTTAGAAACCGAAGTAAACGCGACTTTTCCAACGGAACATATTACCGCTGAATTAATCCAGACAACAATTCAGCAATTTTTGGGTGAAATTGACCAAAAACCACCGGTGTTTTCGGCCATCAAAAAAGATGGAATCCGATTGTACGAACACGCTCGCGCCGGAGAAGAAGTGGAAATTCAAGCCCGAAAAACAACGATACATGAATTTGAAATCACGCGAATCGCTTTGCCGGAAATTGATTTTAGAGTAAGCTGTAGCAAAGGTACTTATATTCGTTCGCTGGCTTTTGATTTTGGAAAAGCTTTACATTCCGGCGGCTATTTATCGGTTTTACGCCGAACTAAGATTGGCGATTATTCAGTAGACAACGGTATTACGCCTCATGAATTTGAACAAAAAATCAATTCAGATGAAGTCTAA
- a CDS encoding undecaprenyl-diphosphate phosphatase, with protein sequence MDYIQAILIAIVEGLTEYLPVSSTAHMIFTSSFFGIQEDDFVKLFQVSIQFGAILAVVALYWKKFFDFRKINFYIKLACAVIPALVLGKIFDDKIDAVLGNPIPIAIVLIIGGIVLLFIDGRFHSPTVAHEEDITIKKAVTIGFWQCLAMMPGTSRSAASIIGGMQQGLTRETAAEFSFFLAVPTMLAVTTYSLFLKTYETSQLKGYELLTQSPDNLKMFLVGNIVAFIVAIIAIKFFIGIIKKYGFKPWGYYRIVAGVILLAYFSLNK encoded by the coding sequence ATGGATTACATTCAAGCGATACTTATCGCCATTGTTGAAGGTTTAACCGAATACTTACCGGTTTCTTCGACGGCTCATATGATTTTTACCAGTTCTTTTTTTGGCATTCAGGAAGATGATTTTGTGAAATTGTTTCAAGTTTCGATACAGTTTGGCGCCATCTTAGCCGTAGTGGCTTTGTACTGGAAAAAGTTCTTTGATTTCCGCAAGATTAACTTTTATATCAAATTGGCTTGCGCCGTTATTCCGGCCTTAGTTTTAGGAAAAATATTTGATGATAAAATTGACGCAGTCCTTGGAAATCCTATCCCAATTGCAATTGTGCTCATTATTGGCGGTATTGTTTTATTGTTTATTGATGGTCGTTTTCACAGTCCGACCGTCGCTCACGAAGAAGACATTACCATCAAAAAAGCGGTTACGATAGGCTTTTGGCAATGTTTAGCGATGATGCCCGGCACGAGTCGTTCGGCAGCTTCTATTATTGGCGGTATGCAACAAGGATTGACGAGAGAAACGGCTGCGGAATTCTCTTTCTTTTTAGCGGTTCCAACGATGTTGGCGGTGACGACTTATTCTTTGTTTTTGAAAACTTATGAAACCTCTCAACTCAAAGGATATGAATTGTTGACACAATCTCCTGATAACCTAAAAATGTTTTTGGTTGGTAACATTGTCGCTTTTATTGTAGCCATAATTGCCATCAAATTCTTTATTGGCATCATTAAAAAATATGGTTTCAAACCTTGGGGTTATTACCGAATTGTAGCCGGTGTTATCTTGTTAGCCTATTTCTCTTTAAATAAATAG
- a CDS encoding DUF3098 domain-containing protein — protein MKNNEQQPDFLFEKANYKILLIGMAVIAVGFILMSGGGSDDPKVWNDAVFNFQRIRLAPTVVLIGFGITIYSIFKKSK, from the coding sequence ATGAAAAATAACGAGCAACAACCGGATTTCCTTTTTGAGAAGGCGAACTACAAAATATTATTAATCGGTATGGCCGTGATTGCCGTTGGATTTATTCTAATGAGCGGTGGCGGAAGCGATGACCCGAAAGTTTGGAACGATGCCGTTTTTAATTTTCAAAGAATTCGTTTAGCACCAACGGTAGTTTTGATTGGTTTCGGGATAACTATTTATTCGATATTTAAGAAAAGTAAATAA
- a CDS encoding ABC transporter permease — protein sequence MSDSFEKFQKRRVITSYFSVVLSIFLVLFLLGTLGLFVINSKRLSDNFKEEIAMTVFFKNEANDSITKAFTEEMKTAKFAKSFEYVSKEQAAMQHKEVIGEDFMQFLGVNPLQNSVDIHLKADYVNNIEIAKIENRLRKNEMVADIVYDKQLVTLVNDNIKNISMWILIVTGVFAFVSVLLINSSLRLSIYANRFIIKTMQMVGATKSFIRKPFIKTSVILGFIGAVLAILALIGLLVYIQFNFPNLGIMEDQLSIGVVLLGVLIMGIVITWISTYFATQRFLNLRTDDLY from the coding sequence ATGTCAGACTCATTTGAAAAGTTTCAAAAACGCAGGGTAATTACCTCCTATTTTTCGGTCGTGTTGAGTATCTTTTTGGTGTTGTTTTTATTGGGAACTTTGGGGCTTTTTGTCATCAATTCCAAGCGTTTATCAGACAATTTCAAGGAAGAAATTGCGATGACGGTTTTCTTTAAAAATGAAGCCAATGACTCGATCACGAAGGCTTTTACTGAAGAAATGAAGACGGCAAAATTTGCCAAATCTTTTGAATACGTTTCCAAAGAGCAAGCGGCAATGCAACACAAAGAAGTAATTGGCGAGGATTTTATGCAGTTTTTGGGTGTGAATCCGTTGCAGAATTCGGTTGATATTCACTTGAAAGCTGATTATGTAAACAATATAGAAATTGCCAAAATTGAAAACCGTTTGCGTAAAAACGAAATGGTGGCTGATATTGTATATGACAAGCAACTGGTGACTTTGGTGAACGACAACATCAAAAATATCAGTATGTGGATTTTGATTGTTACGGGTGTTTTTGCATTTGTTTCGGTATTGCTGATTAACAGTTCGCTGCGACTTTCGATTTACGCTAATAGATTTATCATTAAAACGATGCAAATGGTTGGCGCAACCAAATCCTTCATTCGGAAACCCTTTATCAAAACCAGCGTAATTCTTGGATTTATTGGGGCTGTTTTGGCTATTTTGGCTTTGATTGGTTTGCTGGTTTACATACAATTTAACTTCCCGAATTTGGGGATTATGGAAGACCAATTGTCAATTGGCGTAGTGTTGTTGGGTGTTTTGATTATGGGTATTGTGATTACTTGGATCAGCACTTACTTTGCAACGCAACGCTTTTTGAATTTAAGAACAGACGATTTATATTAG
- a CDS encoding leucine--tRNA ligase: protein MKYFHEKIEAKWQQYWAQNQTFAATNNSEKPKYYVLDMFPYPSGAGLHVGHPLGYIASDIVARFKRHKGFNVLHPQGYDSFGLPAEQYAIQTGQHPEKTTRENIARYREQLDKIGFSFDWSREVRTSNADYYKHTQWIFIQLFNSWYNNDTNKAEDISTLVSIFSAAGNATVNAVCDDNIAPFTAAQWNAFSSEEQQKILLQYRLTYLAETEVNWCPALGTVLANDEIVNGVSERGGHPVIRKKMTQWSMRISAYAERLLQGLDTIDWSESIKESQRNWIGKSIGAEVQFNIQHSTFNISVFTTRPDTIFGVTFMTLAPEHELVSQITTAEQKAAVEAYVEATAKRSERERMADVKTISGVFTGAYAEHPFTKEPIPVWIGDYVLAGYGTGAVMAVPCGDERDYAFANFFKGQKGMPEIKNIFNQDISEAAYGEKSGFELVNSDFLNGLGYKEGTKKIIEELEKIGQGKGKTNYRLRDAVFSRQRYWGEPFPVYYVNGLPQMIDAKYLPIVLPEVEKYLPTEDGQPPLGNATDWAWDSVQCSVVSVQLIDDKTIFPLELNTMPGWAGSSWYWMRYMDAHNDAEFASADALKYWESVDLYIGGSEHATGHLLYSRFWNKFLKDKGFAPTEEPFKKLINQGMILGMSALVNIDRVYKLEFSPHVFGTFERGETKSFEYIKQINESLPPVFISSSLVDNSNLSDLNDYVKNNYLGSILDGIPSQMIRDIKEEDKKVINILINTANVTKLHTDVNLINSSDELDVEKFKNHALNQDYREAIFISDKNGSFKVSREVEKMSKSKYNVVNPDDICNDYGADTLRLYEMFLGPLEQAKPWNTAGITGVSGFLKKLWRLYFDENTGLNVTNDEPTPEMYKSLHKTIKKVTEDIENFSFNTSVSQFMICVNELAQMKCNHRAILEPLAIVISPYAPHIAEELWSQLGHEGSISTVDFPLVNEKYLVESEKEYPVSFNGKMRFTIKLPLDLTVAQIQEIVMADERTIKQLEGRTPNKVIIVPGKVINLVG from the coding sequence ATGAAATATTTCCACGAAAAAATCGAAGCCAAATGGCAACAGTATTGGGCACAAAACCAAACCTTCGCTGCCACCAACAATTCTGAAAAACCCAAATATTATGTCTTAGACATGTTTCCTTATCCATCCGGAGCAGGTTTGCACGTTGGGCATCCTCTTGGTTATATCGCTTCTGATATCGTGGCGCGTTTCAAACGCCATAAAGGCTTTAATGTTTTGCATCCGCAAGGGTATGATTCTTTCGGTCTTCCGGCGGAACAATACGCGATACAAACCGGTCAACATCCGGAGAAAACCACGCGTGAAAACATTGCCCGTTACCGTGAGCAATTAGACAAAATTGGTTTCTCTTTCGATTGGAGTAGAGAAGTGCGCACTTCCAACGCCGATTATTACAAGCACACGCAATGGATTTTCATCCAATTATTCAACTCTTGGTACAACAACGACACTAACAAAGCCGAAGACATTTCGACTTTAGTTTCAATATTTTCGGCAGCAGGAAACGCTACCGTAAACGCCGTTTGCGATGACAACATTGCACCATTTACCGCAGCACAATGGAACGCTTTTTCTTCTGAAGAGCAACAAAAAATATTACTACAATACAGATTAACTTACTTGGCTGAAACCGAAGTCAACTGGTGTCCGGCTTTAGGAACCGTATTGGCGAATGACGAAATCGTAAACGGTGTTTCCGAACGCGGCGGTCATCCGGTGATACGTAAAAAAATGACGCAATGGTCGATGCGAATTTCAGCCTATGCCGAAAGATTATTACAAGGTTTAGACACTATCGATTGGAGCGAATCGATTAAGGAAAGTCAAAGAAACTGGATTGGAAAAAGTATAGGTGCTGAAGTTCAATTCAACATTCAACATTCAACATTCAACATTTCAGTCTTCACAACCAGACCTGATACCATTTTCGGAGTGACGTTTATGACGTTAGCACCCGAACACGAATTGGTTTCCCAAATTACAACTGCCGAACAAAAAGCAGCCGTTGAAGCATATGTTGAAGCCACTGCCAAACGTTCTGAAAGAGAAAGAATGGCCGATGTAAAAACCATATCCGGCGTATTTACCGGCGCTTATGCCGAACATCCATTTACCAAAGAACCAATTCCGGTTTGGATTGGCGATTATGTGTTAGCAGGCTACGGAACCGGTGCCGTTATGGCTGTTCCTTGTGGTGACGAAAGAGATTATGCCTTTGCCAATTTCTTCAAAGGGCAAAAAGGCATGCCTGAAATCAAAAACATTTTCAATCAAGATATTTCTGAAGCCGCTTATGGTGAAAAATCAGGTTTCGAATTAGTCAACTCCGATTTCCTAAACGGTTTGGGTTACAAAGAAGGAACCAAAAAAATTATCGAAGAATTAGAGAAAATCGGACAAGGAAAAGGCAAAACCAATTACCGTTTGCGTGATGCCGTATTTTCCCGTCAAAGATATTGGGGCGAACCGTTCCCAGTGTATTATGTGAATGGCTTACCGCAAATGATTGACGCCAAATATTTGCCAATCGTTTTGCCGGAAGTAGAAAAGTATTTACCCACCGAAGACGGTCAGCCGCCATTGGGTAATGCTACGGATTGGGCGTGGGATAGTGTTCAGTGTTCAGTGGTTAGTGTTCAGTTGATTGACGACAAAACCATTTTTCCTTTAGAACTCAACACCATGCCGGGTTGGGCAGGCAGTTCTTGGTATTGGATGCGTTATATGGATGCGCACAATGACGCCGAGTTTGCCTCAGCCGATGCTTTAAAATACTGGGAAAGCGTAGATTTATACATAGGCGGAAGCGAGCATGCAACCGGCCATTTGTTATACTCTCGTTTTTGGAACAAATTCCTAAAAGACAAAGGTTTTGCACCAACAGAAGAACCATTCAAGAAATTGATCAATCAGGGAATGATTTTGGGGATGAGTGCGTTAGTTAATATTGATAGAGTCTATAAATTAGAATTTTCCCCACATGTTTTTGGAACTTTTGAAAGAGGAGAAACTAAATCATTTGAATACATCAAACAAATAAATGAAAGTTTGCCACCAGTTTTTATTTCAAGTAGTTTAGTAGACAATTCAAATTTGTCTGACCTAAATGATTATGTGAAGAATAATTATTTGGGAAGTATTTTAGATGGAATCCCATCGCAAATGATTAGAGATATTAAAGAAGAAGATAAAAAAGTCATTAATATTTTAATTAATACGGCAAATGTGACCAAGTTACATACGGATGTGAATTTGATAAATTCGTCAGATGAACTAGATGTTGAGAAATTTAAAAATCATGCCTTAAATCAAGATTATAGAGAAGCTATATTTATTAGTGACAAAAATGGATCATTCAAGGTTTCGCGCGAAGTCGAAAAAATGTCCAAATCCAAATACAACGTCGTAAACCCGGATGACATTTGCAACGATTACGGCGCTGATACTTTGCGTTTATACGAAATGTTCCTTGGGCCATTAGAACAAGCCAAACCATGGAATACTGCCGGAATTACCGGAGTTTCAGGTTTCTTGAAAAAACTATGGCGTTTGTATTTTGATGAAAATACCGGTTTGAATGTTACTAACGACGAACCAACGCCGGAAATGTACAAATCACTCCACAAAACCATCAAAAAAGTGACGGAAGATATCGAGAACTTCTCGTTCAATACTTCGGTGTCGCAGTTTATGATTTGTGTGAATGAATTGGCGCAAATGAAATGCAACCACAGAGCGATTTTGGAACCATTGGCGATTGTCATTTCGCCTTATGCACCGCATATTGCTGAAGAATTATGGAGTCAATTAGGACACGAAGGATCAATTTCAACAGTTGATTTTCCATTGGTAAACGAAAAGTATTTGGTAGAATCGGAAAAAGAATATCCGGTTTCCTTCAACGGAAAAATGCGTTTCACCATCAAATTGCCTTTGGATTTAACCGTAGCCCAAATACAAGAAATCGTAATGGCAGACGAAAGAACCATCAAGCAATTAGAAGGAAGAACACCGAATAAAGTGATTATCGTTCCGGGGAAAGTGATTAACTTGGTGGGATAA
- a CDS encoding zinc metallopeptidase, producing the protein MIGYYILIGLIALVSFAVSSKLKSKFVEYSKVHLRNGMSGAEIAAQMLQDHGIYDVKVISTPGQLTDHYNPADKTVNLSEGVYNQRNAAAAAVAAHECGHAVQHATAYSMLQLRSQLVPIVNVSSTLSQWLIFGGLILGAAAGLGLGFYIAVIGLVLMAIATAFSFITLPVEYDASNRALAWLKNKNMLSQQEYSGAEDALKWAARTYVVAAIGALASLLYWALQVFGSRD; encoded by the coding sequence ATGATAGGATATTATATTTTAATCGGCTTGATTGCCTTAGTCAGTTTTGCCGTAAGCTCGAAACTAAAGAGCAAATTTGTAGAATATTCAAAAGTACACTTGCGCAATGGCATGAGTGGTGCCGAAATAGCAGCCCAAATGCTACAAGACCATGGCATTTATGACGTAAAAGTCATTTCTACACCGGGTCAATTAACCGACCATTACAATCCGGCGGACAAAACCGTAAACTTGAGTGAAGGCGTTTACAACCAAAGAAATGCCGCAGCAGCAGCCGTTGCCGCACACGAATGTGGTCATGCTGTCCAACACGCAACGGCGTATAGTATGTTGCAATTGCGTTCCCAATTGGTGCCGATTGTAAATGTTTCATCGACTTTATCCCAATGGTTAATCTTTGGTGGATTAATCTTAGGAGCCGCTGCAGGTTTAGGCTTAGGGTTTTATATAGCCGTTATCGGTTTGGTATTGATGGCCATCGCAACAGCTTTCAGTTTTATTACTTTACCGGTAGAATACGATGCGAGTAACCGAGCTTTAGCATGGCTGAAAAATAAAAACATGTTGAGCCAACAAGAATATTCGGGTGCCGAAGACGCCTTAAAATGGGCCGCAAGAACTTATGTAGTCGCCGCGATTGGTGCTTTAGCCTCGCTGTTATATTGGGCGTTGCAAGTTTTTGGTTCCAGAGATTAA
- a CDS encoding helix-turn-helix domain-containing protein, translating to MIKEASTNNENRKAISAVCPVSFALDKVGGRWKPLILWNLKEGKLRYSELKKAIPPITEKMLIQHLKQLESDQLVLRTVIEIMPPHVEYSLSDSGAELLPALTALADWGVRNSSKL from the coding sequence ATGATTAAAGAAGCTTCAACTAATAATGAAAACCGAAAAGCCATTAGTGCGGTTTGTCCGGTAAGTTTTGCCTTGGATAAAGTTGGTGGCCGATGGAAACCGCTAATTCTTTGGAATCTCAAGGAAGGGAAATTGCGTTATAGTGAACTCAAAAAAGCCATTCCGCCGATTACCGAAAAAATGTTGATTCAGCATTTAAAACAATTGGAATCAGATCAATTAGTATTGCGAACTGTGATTGAAATTATGCCTCCGCATGTAGAATACAGCCTTTCGGATTCTGGTGCCGAATTGCTTCCGGCATTAACGGCTTTAGCCGATTGGGGCGTTCGCAACAGCAGTAAACTATAA
- a CDS encoding NAD(P)H-binding protein, translating to MKYILTGSIGNISKPLANTLIAEGHQVTIISNNESRKAEIENLGAKAAIGSVSDKIFLANTFSGADAVYLMIPPTFSVSDWLGYQKEIAENFVMAIQQSGVKNIVQLSSIGAHMGEGAGPIDGLAYLEKRLDGIEGINVIKLRPSYFYTNFYTLIDMVKHAGILGSNLGEGDQPFVLTHPEDIADAAAKHLLALNFKGQTVEYVSSDIRSFSEIATALGKAIDKPELPWINFSDEDTLQGMLQSGLPEVFAKSYVQMGKSIREGLIQEDYFKRNEKPQGKIKLEDFAKEFAQVYNN from the coding sequence ATGAAATACATTTTAACCGGTTCCATCGGGAACATTAGCAAACCTTTGGCAAACACCTTAATTGCAGAAGGACATCAAGTCACCATCATCAGCAACAACGAATCTAGAAAAGCCGAAATCGAGAATCTCGGAGCCAAAGCGGCTATTGGAAGTGTGTCAGACAAAATATTTTTAGCCAATACTTTTTCAGGTGCTGATGCGGTTTATTTAATGATTCCACCGACGTTTAGTGTAAGTGATTGGTTAGGCTACCAAAAAGAAATTGCAGAAAATTTTGTAATGGCTATACAACAAAGCGGTGTGAAAAACATTGTCCAACTGAGCAGTATCGGAGCGCACATGGGTGAAGGAGCCGGACCAATTGACGGATTGGCCTATTTGGAAAAAAGATTGGACGGCATTGAAGGTATTAATGTGATAAAATTGCGTCCTTCTTATTTTTACACCAATTTCTATACTTTGATTGATATGGTGAAACACGCCGGAATCCTTGGTTCCAATTTAGGGGAAGGAGACCAACCGTTTGTCCTGACGCATCCAGAAGATATCGCTGATGCTGCTGCAAAACATTTGCTAGCATTGAATTTTAAAGGACAAACGGTTGAATATGTTTCGAGTGATATTCGTTCGTTTTCGGAGATTGCCACTGCGTTAGGAAAAGCTATAGACAAACCTGAATTGCCATGGATTAATTTTTCAGATGAAGATACGTTACAGGGAATGTTACAATCCGGTCTTCCTGAGGTCTTTGCTAAAAGTTATGTGCAAATGGGAAAATCAATCCGCGAAGGTTTAATTCAGGAAGATTATTTCAAAAGAAATGAGAAGCCTCAAGGAAAAATAAAACTCGAGGATTTTGCTAAAGAATTTGCTCAAGTTTATAACAATTAA
- a CDS encoding NUMOD4 domain-containing protein, whose protein sequence is MLRFYPNEVFREIELEFPLTYRYAVSNRGRLISFTNEFKDGNILKGSYADGYKTLRYGKRLNGKRIYKTIFIYKLVAELFIPKSSEDQQYVIHLDYVRDNDTLNNLKWATYEEMMAHRKRSPHVIKAKQNLLEFNLKSDGRKLTITKVIHLKKLLNKPNQSTRMKMLAKQFGISEMQVSRIKRGENWSHIKI, encoded by the coding sequence ATGCTAAGATTTTACCCAAACGAAGTGTTTCGAGAAATCGAATTAGAATTCCCATTGACGTATAGATATGCGGTTTCAAATCGAGGAAGATTGATTAGTTTTACTAATGAGTTTAAAGACGGGAATATTTTAAAAGGCTCCTATGCTGATGGTTATAAGACGCTTCGTTACGGAAAGCGCTTAAACGGAAAAAGAATTTACAAGACTATTTTTATTTATAAATTGGTAGCTGAGCTTTTTATACCAAAATCTTCAGAAGATCAGCAGTATGTTATTCATTTAGATTATGTAAGGGACAATGACACCTTAAATAATTTAAAATGGGCAACTTATGAGGAAATGATGGCGCACAGAAAGAGAAGTCCGCACGTTATCAAAGCGAAGCAAAACCTACTCGAATTCAACCTAAAATCAGACGGTAGAAAATTGACGATAACTAAGGTGATTCATTTAAAAAAGTTACTCAACAAACCAAATCAGAGTACACGCATGAAAATGTTGGCCAAGCAATTCGGAATTAGTGAAATGCAGGTCAGCCGAATCAAACGCGGCGAAAATTGGAGTCACATCAAGATTTAA
- a CDS encoding Lrp/AsnC family transcriptional regulator, whose translation MKINQLQIEIDGIDKEILRDLMIDARKPILQIANKIGISGAAIHQRLRKLEDAGVISGSKFIIDNKVLGYKTMAFIGIYLDKASSNSDAVRELKKIPEVLECHYTTGNWSILIKMICRDNEHLMQLLNKKVQPIDGVSRTETFISLEQQIERQIQL comes from the coding sequence ATGAAGATCAATCAACTACAAATAGAAATTGATGGGATAGACAAAGAAATCCTTCGCGACTTAATGATAGATGCCCGAAAACCCATTTTACAAATTGCCAACAAGATTGGTATTTCGGGTGCGGCAATTCACCAACGGTTGCGTAAATTGGAAGATGCCGGTGTGATTTCGGGATCTAAATTTATTATTGACAACAAAGTTTTAGGTTATAAAACAATGGCGTTTATTGGGATTTATTTGGATAAAGCCTCAAGCAATTCGGATGCGGTTCGCGAACTGAAGAAGATTCCGGAAGTGTTGGAATGTCATTATACCACAGGAAACTGGTCGATTCTGATTAAAATGATTTGTCGCGATAACGAACATTTGATGCAACTACTCAACAAAAAAGTACAGCCTATTGACGGCGTTTCGAGAACGGAGACTTTTATTTCTTTAGAACAGCAGATTGAACGACAGATACAGTTGTAG